In Carya illinoinensis cultivar Pawnee chromosome 9, C.illinoinensisPawnee_v1, whole genome shotgun sequence, the following are encoded in one genomic region:
- the LOC122277818 gene encoding uncharacterized protein LOC122277818, producing the protein MWQVLLAAAVAGSTGLVAKHLFGPNDTDDHTPSALPQQADNPFHAPSSCDGSQSEQDGIFRFSSSGSRSGSGSKNSRIKKAARVKRSGSIERETEVPRKSARRFAVRLKRRKISKNVASSSASSSSKDGSLFGWGLGVGIMYMMSAGKSEISKLNIAVDETAKVVQELKSEIDKKRSSYHLGISAFASEVDAVPNKNYSKHTQLAIDNFGTGNRDPNDIKFSGRLVIDDGEYASSVLTEEPEPRMHEINQLEAELESELQKLPWCIAEASHQEERRPNLVDTEVSAMDFCEAEGQNSGSYQHGVVPAELDQKLCHLLIEQQEHQIVELESELNLAQSKLNSKEAELQALKDCVRRLTAFSLSTVSDDETEAHEEQEQTGECDYTNKTESESKKVMVGMKRSVDSESCLHYVR; encoded by the exons ATGTGGCAGGTTCTCTTAGCTGCAGCAGTGGCTGGATCCACTGGTCTCGTTGCCAAGCACCTCTTCGGCCCTAATGATACCGATGATCACACCCCCAGTGCTCTTCCCCAGCAGGCTGACAATCCCTTCCATGCACCGAGTTCTTGTGATGGCTCTCAAAGCGAACAGGATGGGATCTTTCGGTTTTCGAGCTCTGGGTCCCGGTCTGGATCTGGATCGAAGAACTCGAGGATTAAGAAGGCGGCTCGGGTTAAGAGATCTGGCAGTATAGAGCGGGAGACCGAGGTCCCGAGGAAGAGTGCGAGGAGATTCGCTGTTCGCTTAAAGAGGAGGAAAATCAGCAAGAATGTGGCCTCGAGCTCTGCATCGTCATCTTCTAAAG ATGGCTCTTTATTTGGCTGGGGACTTGGTGTTGGGATTATGTACATGATGTCAGCGGGGAAATCTGAGATCAGTAAGCTGAATATTGCTGTGGATGAGACTGCAAAAGTTGTTCAAGAATTAAAAtctgagattgataaaaaaagatcATCCTATCATCTCGGCATTTCGGCTTTTGCTAGTGAAGTTGATGCAGTGCCAAACAAAAACTACAGCAAGCACACTCAACTTGCAATAGATAACTTTGGTACAGGAAATAGGGACCCTAATGATATCAAGTTTTCTGGTCGCTTGGTTATTGACGATGGTGAATATGCAAGTAGTGTTCTTACTGAAGAGCCAGAGCCAAGAATGCATGAAATCAATCAACTTGAGGCTGAGCTTGAGTCTGAACTGCAAAAACTTCCTTGGTGCATCGCTGAAGCTTCTCACCAAGAGGAGAGAAGACCAAATTTGGTTGAT ACTGAAGTTTCAGCAATGGATTTTTGTGAAGCCGAAGGCCAGAATTCAGGTTCTTATCAGCATGGGGTGGTGCCAGCTGAGCTTGATCAGAAACTTTGCCATTTGCTCATTGAACAACAGGAACACCAAATCGTGGAGCTGGAATCGGAATTGAATTTAGCCCAATCCAAACTCAATTCAAAGGAAGCTGAGCTCCAAGCACTGAAGGATTGTGTTAGACGCCTAACTGCTTTCTCTCTGTCAACCGTCTCAG ACGATGAAACTGAGGCACATGAGGAACAAGAGCAAACCGGTGAATGCGATTACACGAACAAGACTGAATCTGAATCGAAGAAAGTAATGGTTGGGATGAAAAGATCTGTTGACTCTGAATCTTGCCTTCACTACGTAAGATGA
- the LOC122274992 gene encoding uncharacterized protein LOC122274992 isoform X1: MKISTKPISSPGRTEKFPPPLMRFLRTNVGSKSRGRSRSSPMFVRKKNAAIETQEPSSPKVTCMGQVRVRRSSKQAASARPGRASGVRTPRKRRCKWLRNALFCHHLARKIKPKSCRPAWRKWVSFFKAGFRRKTESREYSSKVEQKIGNKSEPSEQEDEEEEEDEKEVAKVFVPSSSSPPKNALLLTRCRSAPYRSSSLAWRFWGSPLRTEETEQSVEQENTEEQTETEKPPAERESISDEESGIGPEMEGKLEFFKEFEGAIREGFIKSVCVEELKAGEAADCVRPLILTRCKSEPARTAEKLYSEMNFWENRRDFLLCKSWRECTTINLN, encoded by the exons ATGAAGATATCCACAAAACCCATATCGAGTCCTGGTCGGACTGAGAAGTTCCCGCCGCCATTGATGAGGTTTCTGAGGACCAATGTGGGAAGCAAAAGCAGGGGCAGGTCACGTTCTAGCCCAATGTTTGTTCGTAAAAAGAACGCTGCCATTGAAACCCAAGAACCTTCTTCACCCAAAGTTACATGCATGGGCCAAGTCAGGGTCAGGCGCTCCTCCAAACAGGCTGCCAGCGCCAGACCCGGTCGGGCCAGCGGGGTCCGAACCCCGAGGAAACGCCGGTGCAAATGGCTCAGAAATGCCCTGTTCTGCCACCATCTCGCTCGGAAGATCAAGCCCAAGTCGTGTCGACCAGCCTGGCGCAAGTGGGTCTCGTTCTTCAAAGCGGGTTTCCGAAGAAAAACCGAAAGTCGAGAATACTCGTCGAAGGTTGAACAAAAAATTGGGAATAAAAGCGAGCCTTCGGAGCAagaggatgaagaagaggaagaagatgaaaaagaagTAGCTAAGGTCTTTGTGCCTAGTTCTTCTTCACCGCCAAAGAACGCTTTGTTATTGACTCGGTGTAGATCTGCTCCTTACAGATCGTCATCTTTAGCGTGGAGATTCTGGGGTTCACCGCTGAGGACGGAAGAAACAGAACAGAGTGTAGAGCAGGAAAACACAGAGGAACAGACGGAGACTGAGAAACCCCCAGCGGAAAGAGAGTCAATCTCTGATGAAGAATCCGGAATAGGTCCTGAAATGGAAGGAAAGTTGgagtttttcaaagaatttgaaGGTGCAATTAGAGAAGGATTCATCAAATCTGTTTGTGTAGAAGAACTGAAAGCAGGGGAAGCAGCAGACTGTGTACGACCTCTGATACTCACAAGATGTAAATCAGAACCGGCAAGAACCGCAGAGAAGCTGTATTCAGAAATGAATTTCTGGGAAAACAGAAG GGATTTTCTTCTTTGTAAGTCCTGGAGAGAATGTACAACAATCAACTTAAACTGA
- the LOC122274992 gene encoding uncharacterized protein LOC122274992 isoform X2: MKISTKPISSPGRTEKFPPPLMRFLRTNVGSKSRGRSRSSPMFVRKKNAAIETQEPSSPKVTCMGQVRVRRSSKQAASARPGRASGVRTPRKRRCKWLRNALFCHHLARKIKPKSCRPAWRKWVSFFKAGFRRKTESREYSSKVEQKIGNKSEPSEQEDEEEEEDEKEVAKVFVPSSSSPPKNALLLTRCRSAPYRSSSLAWRFWGSPLRTEETEQSVEQENTEEQTETEKPPAERESISDEESGIGPEMEGKLEFFKEFEGAIREGFIKSVCVEELKAGEAADCVRPLILTRCKSEPARTAEKLYSEMNFWENRRTNCSSSQGFSSL; this comes from the exons ATGAAGATATCCACAAAACCCATATCGAGTCCTGGTCGGACTGAGAAGTTCCCGCCGCCATTGATGAGGTTTCTGAGGACCAATGTGGGAAGCAAAAGCAGGGGCAGGTCACGTTCTAGCCCAATGTTTGTTCGTAAAAAGAACGCTGCCATTGAAACCCAAGAACCTTCTTCACCCAAAGTTACATGCATGGGCCAAGTCAGGGTCAGGCGCTCCTCCAAACAGGCTGCCAGCGCCAGACCCGGTCGGGCCAGCGGGGTCCGAACCCCGAGGAAACGCCGGTGCAAATGGCTCAGAAATGCCCTGTTCTGCCACCATCTCGCTCGGAAGATCAAGCCCAAGTCGTGTCGACCAGCCTGGCGCAAGTGGGTCTCGTTCTTCAAAGCGGGTTTCCGAAGAAAAACCGAAAGTCGAGAATACTCGTCGAAGGTTGAACAAAAAATTGGGAATAAAAGCGAGCCTTCGGAGCAagaggatgaagaagaggaagaagatgaaaaagaagTAGCTAAGGTCTTTGTGCCTAGTTCTTCTTCACCGCCAAAGAACGCTTTGTTATTGACTCGGTGTAGATCTGCTCCTTACAGATCGTCATCTTTAGCGTGGAGATTCTGGGGTTCACCGCTGAGGACGGAAGAAACAGAACAGAGTGTAGAGCAGGAAAACACAGAGGAACAGACGGAGACTGAGAAACCCCCAGCGGAAAGAGAGTCAATCTCTGATGAAGAATCCGGAATAGGTCCTGAAATGGAAGGAAAGTTGgagtttttcaaagaatttgaaGGTGCAATTAGAGAAGGATTCATCAAATCTGTTTGTGTAGAAGAACTGAAAGCAGGGGAAGCAGCAGACTGTGTACGACCTCTGATACTCACAAGATGTAAATCAGAACCGGCAAGAACCGCAGAGAAGCTGTATTCAGAAATGAATTTCTGGGAAAACAGAAG GACTAACTGCAGCAGTTCACAGGGATTTTCTTCTTTGTAA
- the LOC122276491 gene encoding uncharacterized protein LOC122276491 — MELKPSITTFLFIFLLITVPYFSRGSCRELDTEVYEIDYRGPETHSSIPPPDRSRGKPPLIHRKTALEPTKSKGIRGDDIIGGKVLKAKKIHG, encoded by the exons ATGGAGCTCAAGCCTAGCATCACCACTTTCCTTTTTATCTTCCTTCTCATCACAGTGCCTTACTTCTCAAGAG GGAGTTGCAGAGAGTTGGATACTGAGGTGTATGAAATTGATTATAGAGGTCCAGAGACCCACTCATCAATTCCTCCGCCTGATCGCTCTCGTGGAAAACCACCTTTGATCCATCGAAAAACTGCTCTGGAACCTACCAAATCCAAGGGCATAAGGGGTGATGATATTATAGGAGGAAAAGTACTAAAA GCCAAGAAAATCCATGGTTAA